The Desmonostoc muscorum LEGE 12446 genome includes a region encoding these proteins:
- a CDS encoding DUF262 domain-containing protein — protein MPVAIHAAQKQLSSVFSNKFAFSIPAYQRPYAWTKDQASDLLNDLLSFLGDDSETIADTNPYFLGSIVLIKGEDDPEADVVDGQQRLTTLTILLSVLRSLASSESASEITEYIYQKGKKLEGKENRYRLKLRARDEDFFRDYIQSENGLDNLLKLDASQLTDSQRNIQANANYFRDELSKRSEQQRDRFSHYLMTRCFLVLVSTPDLDSAYRIFSILNARGLDLSLSDFLKSEVIGAIPSSEQDKYTRIWETEEEDLGREKFQELFAHIRMIDRKSKPRKTILKEFCEDILLKTKIQPQKFIDEVLKPYSDALQIINTANYRSDKDAETINSLLRWLNQIDNFDWIPPAILYFSKNIHSPGKLKQFFTDIERLAAGLMILRSDINERIGRYAKLLTAIEGNVDLYAQESPLQLTTNEINRIIKTLDGDLYLIKRIRQYVLLRLDSELSEGKASYDYSVITVEHVLPQNPSEGSTWLRWFPNEEERIQYVHRIGNLALLSRNKNAEAQNYDFAKKKEKYFLGKKGISPFVLTTQVLQQSEWTPEVIQQRQEDCLQSLREIWRL, from the coding sequence ATGCCAGTAGCCATTCACGCCGCACAAAAACAACTATCCAGCGTTTTTAGTAATAAATTCGCATTTTCCATACCAGCCTATCAGCGCCCTTATGCTTGGACAAAAGACCAAGCAAGTGACTTATTAAATGATTTGTTGTCTTTTTTAGGGGATGATTCAGAAACTATAGCCGATACCAACCCTTATTTTTTGGGGAGTATAGTTTTGATTAAAGGTGAAGATGATCCTGAAGCTGACGTAGTTGATGGTCAGCAACGTCTAACAACTCTCACAATTCTTCTATCTGTTCTTAGGAGTTTGGCAAGTTCTGAAAGTGCTTCAGAAATTACGGAATATATTTATCAAAAAGGTAAAAAGCTCGAAGGTAAAGAGAATCGTTATCGCCTCAAGCTACGGGCAAGAGATGAAGATTTCTTTCGTGATTATATACAATCCGAAAATGGATTAGATAATCTTCTAAAACTTGATGCTTCACAGTTAACTGATAGCCAAAGAAACATTCAAGCAAACGCAAATTATTTTCGTGATGAATTAAGTAAACGTTCTGAACAACAGCGGGATCGTTTTTCTCATTATCTAATGACACGCTGTTTCTTAGTACTTGTTTCTACGCCAGACCTTGACTCAGCTTATCGCATATTTTCTATTCTCAATGCGCGTGGTCTAGACCTGTCTCTCAGTGATTTTCTGAAATCAGAGGTTATTGGAGCAATTCCTTCATCTGAACAAGATAAATACACAAGGATCTGGGAAACTGAAGAAGAAGATTTGGGTCGAGAGAAGTTTCAAGAACTATTTGCCCATATCCGCATGATTGATCGAAAGTCTAAACCGCGTAAGACAATTCTTAAGGAATTTTGCGAAGATATATTGCTCAAGACTAAGATACAACCACAGAAATTTATTGACGAAGTATTAAAACCTTATTCTGATGCTTTACAAATTATCAATACGGCAAATTACCGAAGCGATAAAGATGCAGAAACAATTAATTCTTTGCTTCGATGGTTGAATCAAATAGACAACTTTGATTGGATTCCGCCTGCAATTCTCTATTTTTCTAAAAATATCCACTCTCCTGGTAAATTAAAACAGTTTTTTACCGATATTGAGCGATTAGCTGCAGGCTTAATGATTTTGCGGTCTGACATTAACGAGCGCATCGGACGATATGCAAAACTTCTTACCGCTATTGAAGGAAATGTCGATCTATATGCACAGGAGTCACCCTTACAGCTAACTACTAACGAAATAAATCGAATCATTAAAACACTTGATGGAGATTTATATTTAATCAAGCGGATTAGACAATATGTTCTTTTGCGCCTTGACTCTGAACTTTCCGAAGGGAAAGCGAGTTACGACTATTCAGTTATTACAGTTGAACACGTACTTCCTCAGAATCCAAGCGAAGGCAGTACGTGGCTTCGATGGTTTCCGAATGAAGAAGAACGCATCCAATATGTGCATCGCATAGGTAATTTAGCGTTACTCTCTCGAAATAAGAATGCCGAGGCGCAAAACTACGATTTTGCTAAAAAGAAAGAGAAGTATTTTCTTGGCAAAAAAGGGATCAGTCCTTTTGTGCTGACAACCCAAGTTTTACAGCAATCTGAATGGACTCCAGAAGTTATTCAGCAGCGCCAGGAAGATTGTTTACAAAGCCTTAGAGAAATATGGCGGCTGTAA
- a CDS encoding class I SAM-dependent methyltransferase, producing the protein MTYDFLNNKKFLFDRWAPSYDWLFPSVFYRAIHKRLLEYVNLPERANVLDIGCGTGRLLERLATEFPALQGTGLDLSANMLRMARLSNHHHPRLIYVEGKAESLPFANGQFDAVFSTISFLHYLEPQQVFSEIARVLSPGGCFYLVDITSKKETEPQLLPISPRGIRLYSPNQRQVLGSSAGLLCLSHHYLLGPVLLTIFAKPGI; encoded by the coding sequence ATGACCTACGACTTTCTTAATAACAAAAAGTTCCTTTTTGATCGCTGGGCACCAAGCTACGATTGGCTGTTTCCTTCAGTGTTTTATCGAGCCATCCACAAACGATTGCTAGAGTACGTCAACTTACCAGAGCGAGCAAATGTACTTGATATAGGGTGCGGTACTGGACGCTTGCTTGAGCGCCTTGCTACTGAGTTTCCCGCCCTGCAAGGCACCGGATTAGATTTATCTGCTAATATGTTGCGGATGGCAAGACTGAGCAACCACCACCATCCACGCTTGATTTATGTTGAGGGCAAAGCTGAGTCTCTTCCTTTTGCTAATGGTCAGTTTGATGCTGTTTTCAGCACTATCAGCTTTTTGCATTATTTGGAACCTCAACAGGTGTTTAGTGAGATAGCACGGGTACTTTCTCCTGGTGGATGCTTTTATTTGGTTGACATTACTTCCAAAAAAGAGACAGAACCTCAACTATTGCCAATTTCTCCTCGTGGAATTCGACTTTACAGCCCCAATCAACGCCAGGTTCTAGGTTCTTCTGCTGGGCTATTGTGTTTGAGTCACCATTATTTATTGGGGCCTGTATTGCTAACGATTTTTGCTAAACCTGGAATTTGA
- a CDS encoding Mo-dependent nitrogenase C-terminal domain-containing protein, with amino-acid sequence MSSFIQIRLHKDLLHPVREWLEAVEIHNSKLAHFLCKAIPAQCPFERDITLFGRKLLHIPPMCKLNPLYEEVVGLRFRALCYLADECGEDITAYC; translated from the coding sequence ATGTCAAGCTTTATTCAAATCCGGTTACACAAAGATCTACTGCACCCAGTCCGCGAGTGGTTGGAAGCCGTAGAAATTCATAACTCCAAATTGGCTCATTTCCTCTGCAAAGCTATTCCTGCTCAATGTCCGTTTGAACGAGATATTACTCTGTTTGGTCGCAAGCTACTTCACATTCCACCAATGTGTAAATTAAATCCTCTGTACGAAGAAGTCGTTGGATTGCGTTTTAGAGCGCTTTGTTATCTTGCCGATGAATGCGGTGAAGATATCACAGCGTATTGCTAA
- a CDS encoding response regulator transcription factor — protein MTHILLIEDEVKLARFIESELNYEGYQVSIAYDGLTALTAARELHVDLVILDWIMPGLSGLEICRRLRSITNEVPIILLTVKDEVSDRITVLDAGADDYLVKPFSIDELLARVRIHLRKTHQADTGDILEFEDLSLNRRTRQVYRCQRLIELTAKEFDLLEYFLIHPRQVITCDRILEQVWGYNFIKDANIIEPYIRYLRLKLEANNEKCLIQTVSGIGYTLGG, from the coding sequence ATGACGCACATCTTACTGATTGAAGATGAAGTCAAACTGGCACGATTTATTGAATCGGAGTTGAATTATGAAGGTTATCAAGTTAGCATTGCCTACGATGGATTAACTGCACTTACCGCAGCACGGGAGTTGCATGTGGATTTAGTGATTTTAGATTGGATAATGCCTGGTTTGTCAGGGTTGGAAATTTGCCGCCGTCTGCGAAGTATTACTAATGAAGTGCCAATAATCTTATTAACCGTCAAAGATGAAGTGAGCGATCGCATTACAGTCTTAGACGCTGGTGCTGATGATTACCTAGTTAAACCCTTCAGCATTGATGAATTATTAGCCAGAGTCCGTATTCACCTGCGAAAAACACATCAAGCGGACACCGGAGATATTTTAGAATTTGAAGACCTGAGTTTAAATCGTCGCACACGCCAAGTGTACCGATGTCAGCGGTTAATTGAATTAACAGCTAAGGAATTTGATTTACTGGAATATTTCCTTATCCATCCGCGACAAGTAATTACATGCGATCGCATTTTAGAGCAAGTCTGGGGTTACAACTTCATCAAAGATGCCAACATCATCGAGCCGTACATCCGCTACCTACGGCTGAAACTTGAAGCCAATAACGAAAAGTGCCTTATTCAAACCGTTAGCGGTATCGGTTACACATTGGGTGGTTAG
- the arsM gene encoding arsenosugar biosynthesis arsenite methyltransferase ArsM: MTYLETAAQFYREVAQTPEVGLCCVQSTPLQLPGLKIPLPMQEMNYGCGTTVHPIELGNQPTVLYVGVGGGLEALQFAYFSRYAGAVIAIEPVAAMREAAARNLEIAAQENSWFDTSFVEIREGDAFNLPVADASVDIVAQNCLFNIFEPEDLTRALKEAHRVLKPGGRLQMSDPIATRSIPVHLQQDERLRAMCLSGALTYEQYTERIINAGFGQVEIRARRPYRLLDSQTYNLEENLLLESLDSVCFKVAIPEDGACIFTGKTAIYAGFEPFFDDSAGHLLQRGIPAAVCDKTAAKLAAIKPAEIIVTDSTWHYSGGGCC, encoded by the coding sequence ATGACCTATTTAGAAACAGCGGCGCAATTTTACCGCGAAGTTGCCCAAACCCCAGAAGTTGGACTTTGTTGTGTGCAAAGTACACCCCTGCAACTACCAGGATTAAAAATTCCTTTGCCAATGCAGGAAATGAACTATGGTTGTGGTACTACTGTTCACCCGATTGAACTAGGAAACCAACCTACTGTTCTATATGTTGGTGTTGGCGGTGGCTTAGAAGCCTTGCAATTCGCTTATTTTTCCCGCTATGCAGGTGCTGTAATTGCTATTGAACCAGTTGCGGCTATGCGAGAAGCCGCAGCACGCAACCTAGAAATTGCTGCTCAAGAGAACTCGTGGTTTGACACCAGTTTTGTAGAAATCAGGGAAGGCGATGCTTTTAACTTACCTGTTGCTGATGCTAGCGTCGATATCGTGGCACAGAATTGCCTTTTCAACATCTTTGAACCAGAAGATTTAACTCGTGCTTTAAAAGAAGCGCATCGGGTATTAAAACCAGGTGGACGTTTGCAGATGAGCGATCCAATTGCTACTCGTTCAATTCCAGTACATCTGCAACAAGATGAGCGACTCAGAGCCATGTGTTTATCAGGGGCACTCACCTATGAACAGTATACTGAACGGATTATAAATGCTGGCTTTGGTCAAGTTGAAATTCGTGCCCGTCGTCCTTACCGTCTACTAGATTCCCAGACTTATAATTTAGAAGAAAACCTACTTTTAGAAAGTCTGGATTCTGTTTGTTTTAAGGTTGCTATTCCAGAAGATGGTGCTTGTATTTTCACAGGTAAAACAGCCATTTATGCAGGTTTTGAACCTTTCTTCGATGATTCAGCAGGTCATCTACTTCAGCGGGGTATTCCCGCAGCCGTGTGTGATAAAACCGCTGCTAAACTTGCAGCTATAAAGCCAGCAGAAATAATTGTTACCGATTCAACCTGGCATTATAGTGGTGGTGGTTGTTGTTAA